In the Gossypium arboreum isolate Shixiya-1 chromosome 10, ASM2569848v2, whole genome shotgun sequence genome, one interval contains:
- the LOC108462315 gene encoding probable LRR receptor-like serine/threonine-protein kinase At3g47570 — MENFPRSKEYWQVVSEGIIGPVVGTMTDAQKTEFEGLKLKDFKAKNYLFQAIDRTILETILCKILPKNIGFHEEEIRRTMLIVNKMRIHGEKMEDMIVVEKIFRSMAPKFNYMVEEEVHNINNLRLITVSHFEEEAEAEAKEEDVEATDQQLNIQNLKTNLLSISQLQEKGYEITVKNGICRILDDKCIVNKQHKDPFSKGETQRARELLEIVHSDLCGPINPTSNGGKRYGFNLLSLATASPVVRGNDTDQQALLQFKAKITGDPLKIMESWNSSIHFCQWIGVACGRKHRRVTKLKLRILKLSGSLSPYIGNLSFLRELDLVGNSFYNQIPQEIRGLRRLEALNLANNSISGEIPSNLSACSKLTLVDMSDNQLTGEIPALLGLLSNLKVLGFFNNSLRGNIPPSLGNLSSLERLGLTYNALSGIIPESFGRLRNLSFFTIFGNAISGIVPVPMFNLSNIRIFDIGANQIEGTLHSDLEINMPHVEFFSVGDNQISGQIPLSIFNAPNFDVLEFYDNMLDGNALSMSYNNILGKIPDEIGNLINLEVLDLAQNQLLDLSHNNLSGPIPPEILGLSSLSIVLSLSSNSLTGELPVEVEKLKNLGQLDVSHNRLSGLLPNNLGSCVSLVELYLEGNLFEGPIHPYLSSLRGLEALDASNNNLSGGIPEFLVRFGTLKYLNLSFNNFEGVIPSEGVFKNTSAIFVEGNNKLCGGIPELHLSRSEANGNSCRKFPLRLSYQSILRATNGFSPQNLVGLGGFGSVYKGILEANGAVIAVKVLNLLNHRASRSFLVECEALKNIRHRNLVKVLTAISGIDYQGNDFKALVYEFMENGSLEDWLHSSVGMNEPETMRNLNFIQRVNVAVDVAHALEYLHHRCETPIIHCDLKPSNVLLDGEMVGHISDFGLAKILSGDKLDYSTNESSSLGLRGTIGYAPFEYGTESELSTNGDVYSYGILLLEMLTGKRPTNERFKEGLSLHNCFLDALFQAYSAQAIHFQQSCPFPSFNQSFFRLLCVVFAKCFNH, encoded by the exons ATGGAAAATTTTCCTCGGTCTAAGGAGTATTGGCAGGTTGTCTCTGAAGGAATCATAGGACCAGTAGTTGGTACAATGACAGATGCACAGAAGACAGAGTTTGAAGGGCTAAAGTTGAAAGATTTCAAAGCAAAGAATTATCTTTTCCAAGCAATTGATCGCACAATCTTGGAAACAATTCTTTGCAAGATACTTCCAAAAAATATAGGATTCCATGAAGAAGAAATAAGAAG AACAATGTTGATTGTCAACAAGATGCGGATTCATGGTGAGAAGATGGAGGATATGATTGTTGTTGAGAAGATTTTTCGCTCAATGGCACCAAAATTCAACTACATG GTCGAGGAAGAGGTTCACAACATTAACAATCTCAGGTTGATCACAGTTTCACATTTCGAGGAAGAGGCAGAGGCGGAGGCAAAGGAAGAAGACGTGGAGGCCACTGATCAACAACTGAACATTCAAA ATTTAAAGACCAACTTGTTAAGCATTAGCCAATTGCAAGAGAAGGGCTATGAGATTACAGTAAAAAATGGTATTTGCCGCATTCTTGATGACAA ATGTATTGTCAATAAGCAACATAAAGATCCATTTTCGAAAGGAGAAACACAAAGAGCAAGAGAGCTGTTGGAGATTGTACACTCTGACCTCTGCGGACCAATCAATCCTACTTCCAATGGAGGTAAACGATAT GGTTTCAACTTGCTTAGTTTAGCAACAGCAAGCCCTGTAGTTAGAGGAAATGACACTGATCAACAAGCTTTACTCCAGTTCAAAGCCAAGATAACTGGGGATCCACTCAAGATTATGGAGTCCTGGAATAGCTCCATTCACTTCTGTCAATGGATCGGCGTTGCATGCGGTCGCAAGCATCGAAGAGTCACCAAGCTGAAACTTCGAATCCTCAAACTCTCTGGATCATTGTCACCCTATATTGGAAATTTGAGCTTCCTCAGGGAGTTGGATCTTGTGGGCAACAGCTTCTACAACCAAATTCCTCAAGAGATCCGTGGTTTAAGAAGACTAGAAGCATTAAACCTGGCCAATAACTCCATCAGTGGTGAAATTCCTTCCAATTTATCTGCTTGTTCTAAACTTACATTAGTTGATATGTCGGACAACCAGCTAACGGGAGAAATACCTGCTTTGCTGGGTCTCTTGTCGAACCTAAAAGTATTGGGTTTTTTCAACAATAGTTTGAGAGGGAATATCCCACCTTCACTGGGGAACTTGTCATCGCTGGAGAGACTTGGTTTAACATACAATGCATTAAGTGGGATTATACCTGAATCTTTTGGACGACTGAGAAACCTTTCATTTTTCACCATATTCGGAAATGCGATTTCTGGTATTGTTCCTGTCCCAATGTTCAATCTCTCCAATATTAGAATTTTTGATATTGGTGCAAACCAGATTGAAGGTACTCTTCATTCTGATTTAGAAATCAATATGCCTCATGTTGAGTTCTTTTCTGTAGGGGACAACCAAATCTCTGGGCAAATTCCACTTTCAATATTCAATGCCCCGAATTTTGATGTTCTTGAATTTTATGATAACATGCTCGATGGAAAT GCTTTATCGATGAGTTATAACAACATTTTGGGAAAAATCCCGGATGAGATTGGAAATCTCATCAATTTGGAGGTGCTAGATTTAGCGCAAAATCAACTACTGGATCTTTCTCATAATAATCTTAGTGGACCAATACCCCCCGAAATACTAGGACTATCATCCTTGTCCATTGTTCTAAGCCTATCGTCAAACTCTTTGACTGGTGAGCTTCCTGTTGAAGTAGAAAAACTGAAAAATCTAGGCCAACTGGATGTTTCCCACAACAGGTTATCTGGTTTGCTTCCAAACAACCTTGGGAGTTGTGTAAGTCTGGTCGAGCTGTATTTGGAGGGCAATTTGTTTGAAGGGCCAATTCATCCATATTTGAGTTCATTGAGGGGTCTTGAGGCATTGGATGCATCCAACAATAATCTTTCTGGTGGGATTCCAGAATTTCTTGTGAGGTTTGGGACATTAAAGTACTTAAATCTCTCTTTCAACAATTTTGAAGGAGTGATACCAAGTGAAGGAGTGTTCAAGAATACAAGTGCTATATTTGTTGAGGGAAATAATAAGCTTTGCGGAGGCATCCCTGAGTTACACTTGTCAAGAT CGGAAGCCAACGGCAACTCATGTAGAAAATTCCCTTTACGGCTATCGTACCAAAGCATCCTAAGGGCTACTAACGGATTCTCCCCTCAGAATTTGGTTGGTTTGGGAGGTTTCGGATCTGTATACAAAGGAATTCTTGAAGCGAATGGAGCAGTTATTGCAGTAAAGGTGCTTAATCTTCTGAATCATAGAGCTTCCAGGAGTTTCTTGGTTGAATGCGAGGCTTTGAAGAACATTCGACATCGTAATCTTGTCAAGGTATTAACAGCCATTTCAGGTATCGATTATCAAGGCAATGATTTTAAAGCATTGGTTTATGAGTTCATGGAAAATGGAAGCTTGGAGGATTGGTTACATTCATCTGTTGGCATGAATGAACCAGAGACGATGAGAAACCTGAACTTCATTCAAAGAGTTAATGTGGCCGTAGATGTTGCTCATGCACTGGAATATCTGCACCATCGTTGTGAGACGCCGATCATTCATTGTGACCTCAAGCCAAGCAATGTTTTACTCGATGGGGAAATGGTTGGTCATATAAGTGACTTCGGCTTAGCAAAAATCCTTTCTGGAGATAAGCTTGACTATTCTACTAATGAATCAAGCTCACTTGGATTAAGAGGAACCATCGGCTATGCTCCATTTG AATATGGCACGGAAAGCGAGTTGTCAACAAACGGCGATGTATATAGCTATGGCATCCTCTTGTTAGAGATGTTAACAGGGAAAAGGCCAACGAATGAAAGGTTCAAAGAAGGTTTAAGTCTTCATAACTGT TTCTTAGATGCTTTGTTTCAAGCTTACTCTGCTCAAGCAATTCATTTTCAACAGAGTTGCCCATTTCCTAGTTTCAATCAAAGTTTCTTCAGACTCCTTTGTGTAGTTTTTGCCAAATGCTTCAACCATTGA
- the LOC108462314 gene encoding probable LRR receptor-like serine/threonine-protein kinase At3g47570 produces MHKFQSLQQLPNQLSESFVKGFNLLSLATASPVVRGNDTDQQALLQFKAKITGDPLKIMESWNSSIHFCQWIGVACGRKHRRVTKLKLRILKLSGSLSPNIGNLSFLRELDLVGNSFYNQIPQEIGGLRRLEALNLANNSISGEIPSNLSACSKLLLVDMSDNQLTGEIPALLGLLSNLKVLGFFNNSLRGNIPPSLGNLSSLERLGLTYNALSGIIPESFGRLRNLSFFTIFGNAISGIVPVPMFNLSNIRIFDIGANKIEGTLHSDLEINMPHVEFFSVGDNQISGQIPLSIFNAPNLDVLEFYDNMLDGNVPSLEKLDKLFRLELGGNHLGHGREGDLNFLCTLVNNTKLGSLSITENNFGGEFPKCISNFSSTLQALSMSYNNILGKIPDEIGNLINLEVLDLAQNQLLGPIPFDIGRLWKLNIFYAHSNFLFGTIPHSIGNLIELTELVLNFNNLQGSIPLGLGNCKNLILLDLSHNNLSGPIPPEILGLSSLSIVLSLSTNSLTGELPVEVEKLKNLGQLDVSHNRLSGLLPNNLGSCVSLVELYLEGNLFEGPIPPYLSSLRGLEALDASNNNLSGGIPEFLVRFGTLKYLNLSFNNFEGVIPSEGVFKNTSAIFVEGNNKLCGGIPELHLSRCNSKTSSKTSLKLKITIIVVISGVTLVFSILLIIWFRKKKERKPTATHVENSLLRLSYQSILRATNGFSPQNLVGLGGFGSVYKGILEANGAVIAVKVLNLLNHRASRSFLVECEALKNIRHRNLVKVLTAISGIDYQGNDFKALVYEFMENGSLEDWLHSSVGMNEPETMRNLNFIQRVNVAVDVAHALEYLHHRCETPIIHCDLKPSNVLLDGEMVGHISDFGLAKILSGDKLNYSTNESSSLGLRGTIGYAPPEYGTESELSTNGDVYSYGILLLEMLTGKRPTNERFKEGLSLHNFVKAAFPNRVVEIIDPILLQESDSLVLLNLRVNGWT; encoded by the exons ATGCATAAATTTCAAAGTCTTCAACAGCTACCCAATCAGTTATCAGAGTCTTTTGTTAAG GGTTTTAACTTGCTTAGTTTAGCAACAGCAAGCCCTGTAGTTAGAGGAAATGACACTGATCAACAAGCTTTACTCCAGTTCAAAGCCAAGATAACTGGTGATCCACTCAAGATTATGGAGTCCTGGAATAGCTCCATTCACTTCTGTCAATGGATCGGCGTTGCATGCGGTCGCAAGCATCGAAGAGTCACCAAGCTGAAACTTCGAATCCTCAAACTCTCTGGATCATTGTCACCAAATATTGGAAATTTGAGCTTCCTCAGGGAGTTGGATCTTGTGGGCAACAGTTTCTACAATCAAATTCCTCAAGAGATCGGTGGTTTAAGAAGACTAGAAGCATTAAACCTGGCCAATAACTCCATCAGTGGTGAAATTCCTTCCAATTTATCTGCTTGTTCTAAACTTCTATTAGTTGATATGTCGGACAACCAGCTAACGGGAGAAATACCTGCTTTGCTGGGTCTCTTGTCAAACCTAAAAGTATTGGGTTTTTTCAACAATAGTTTGAGAGGGAATATCCCACCTTCACTGGGGAACTTGTCATCGCTGGAGAGACTTGGTTTAACGTACAATGCATTAAGTGGGATAATACCTGAATCTTTTGGACGACTGAGAAACCTTTCATTTTTCACCATATTCGGAAATGCGATTTCTGGTATTGTTCCTGTCCCAATGTTCAATCTCTCCAATATTAGAATTTTTGATATTGGTGCAAACAAGATTGAAGGTACTCTTCATTCTGATTTAGAAATCAATATGCCTCATGTTGAGTTCTTTTCTGTAGGGGACAACCAAATCTCTGGGCAAATTCCACTTTCAATATTCAATGCCCCGAATTTGGATGTTCTTGAATTTTATGATAACATGCTCGATGGAAATGTACCTTCATTAGAAAAGTTGGATAAATTGTTTAGGCTTGAACTAGGAGGAAACCATTTGGGACATGGGAGAGAAGGTGACTTGAACTTTCTTTGCACTTTAGTCAACAATACAAAACTAGGATCTCTATCTATAACCGAAAATAATTTTGGAGGGGAATTTCCAAAATGCATTAGCAATTTTTCTAGCACACTTCAGGCTTTATCGATGAGTTATAACAACATTTTGGGAAAAATCCCGGATGAGATTGGAAATCTCATCAATTTGGAGGTGCTAGATTTAGCGCAAAATCAACTATTAGGACCCATTCCCTTTGATATTGGGAGGCTTTGGAAGCTAAATATATTTTACGCTCACAGTAATTTTCTCTTTGGGACCATTCCCCACTCCATTGGAAATTTAATAGAGTTAACCGaacttgttttaaattttaacaatCTTCAGGGCAGCATTCCTTTAGGTCTAGGTAATTGCAAAAATTTGATTCTACTGGATCTTTCTCATAATAATCTTAGTGGACCAATACCCCCCGAAATACTAGGACTATCATCCTTGTCCATTGTTCTAAGCCTATCGACAAACTCTTTGACTGGTGAGCTTCCTGTTGAAGTAGAAAAACTGAAAAATCTAGGCCAACTGGATGTTTCCCACAACAGGTTATCTGGTTTGCTTCCAAACAACCTTGGGAGTTGTGTAAGTCTGGTCGAGCTGTATTTGGAGGGCAATTTGTTTGAAGGGCCAATTCCTCCATATTTGAGTTCATTGAGGGGTCTTGAGGCATTGGATGCATCCAACAATAATCTTTCTGGTGGGATTCCAGAATTTCTTGTGAGGTTTGGGACATTAAAGTACTTAAATCTCTCTTTCAACAATTTTGAAGGAGTGATACCAAGTGAAGGAGTGTTCAAGAATACAAGTGCTATATTTGTTGAGGGAAATAATAAGCTTTGCGGAGGCATCCCTGAGTTACACTTGTCAAGATGTAACTCCAAAACATCATCAAAAACTTCCCTTAAATTGAAGATCACAATAATTGTTGTGATTTCAGGAGTGACTTTAGTATTCTCTATTCTGCTCATAATTTGGTTTAGAAAGAAAAAAGAGCGGAAGCCAACGGCAACTCATGTAGAAAATTCCCTTCTACGGCTATCGTACCAAAGCATCCTAAGGGCTACTAACGGATTCTCCCCTCAGAATTTGGTTGGTTTGGGAGGTTTCGGATCTGTATACAAAGGAATTCTTGAAGCGAATGGAGCAGTTATTGCAGTAAAGGTGCTTAATCTTCTGAATCATAGAGCTTCCAGGAGTTTCTTGGTTGAATGTGAGGCTTTGAAGAACATTCGACATCGTAATCTTGTCAAGGTATTAACAGCCATTTCAGGTATCGATTATCAAGGCAATGATTTTAAAGCATTGGTTTATGAGTTCATGGAAAATGGAAGCTTGGAGGATTGGCTACATTCATCTGTTGGCATGAATGAACCAGAGACGATGAGAAACCTGAACTTCATTCAAAGAGTTAATGTGGCCGTAGATGTTGCTCATGCACTGGAATATCTGCACCATCGTTGTGAGACGCCGATCATTCATTGTGACCTCAAGCCAAGCAATGTTTTACTCGATGGGGAAATGGTTGGTCATATAAGTGACTTCGGCTTAGCAAAAATCCTTTCTGGAGATAAGCTTAACTATTCTACTAATGAATCAAGCTCACTTGGATTAAGAGGAACCATCGGCTATGCTCCACCTG AATATGGCACGGAAAGCGAGTTGTCAACAAACGGCGATGTATATAGCTATGGCATCCTCTTGTTAGAGATGTTAACAGGGAAAAGGCCAACGAATGAAAGGTTCAAAGAAGGTTTAAGTCTTCACAACTTTGTCAAAGCAGCTTTTCCCAATCGAGTGGTTGAGATTATAGATCCCATTCTTCTTCAAGAGAGT GACTCACTTGTTCTGCTGAATCTCCGAGTGAACGGATGGACATGA